In Helicobacter pylori Shi112, the genomic window GCTTGACAAAGCACTGATCCATGCACACCTTGCCAATAAGGGGGGCTAACTGGTTATTGATCGCTACTTGAATGCGATTGCCTAAAGCGCGCATTAACCCGTCTGCATACCCTAGAGCTAAAACACCCACTAAAGTTTCTTCATTGGTATAAAAGTGCTCGCCATAGCCAATAAATTCGCCTTTTTTAACGCTTCTGATTTGAACGATTTGAGCTTTTAAACTGATAACATTTTTTAAAATGGTTGGGCATGATTTTTTCATTTCATTAGAAGGGTAAAAACCATAGAGCATGATTCCTGGGCGATAGAGGTTTAACAAACGATTTTCATTCCCGTTACACAAAGAAAGGATGCCGGCGGAATTGTAAGCATGGCGGTATTGAAACTCTATTTTTTGATTTGAAAGCTGCTCTAAAAAAGCGTTAAAGGCTTTCATTTGGTTTTTAGCATGGGTTTTAATGTTGGAATCAGCGTTGCTTAAATGCGTGAATATCCCCTCTATTTCCAAGCCTTTTAAAGCGCGGATTTTTTTAATGGTTTCTATGCTTTTAAAATTAGGTTCTAATCCCAAGCGGTGCATGCCGGTATCAATTTTGAGATGGATTTTTAAGCGTTTTTGAGATTTTAAAGCCATTTGAGAAAAAACTTCCGCTTGTTCAAGGCTAAAAATCATAGTGCTCAAATCGTTATCAATCAGCATGGAAGCGTTAGAATTAGGGCTATAGCCTAAAATCAAAATGGGGGTTTTAGAAAAATAAGAGCGCAACTCTAAAGCTTCATCTAAAGTCGCTACCCCTAGATAATGTGCCCCTTCTTGTAAGAAAATTTCGCTCGCTTTTATGGCTCCCACCCCATAAGCGTTCGCCTTGACAACCGCCATGATGTGGGCGTCTTTAGGGACGATGCTTTTGGCTGCGCTAAAATTATGCCTTAAAGAAGCGGTATTCACTTCTACAAAACTCGCCCTTTTTAACATGCCGTCTTACTTGTTAGAATGCTTGCTAAAATACCAACGCGTTTCCGAAGAAACTACCTTATGCAACAAAATCAACGCAATCAAATTAGGGATAGCCATAAGCCCGTTAGAAAGATCCGCTAAATTCCACACAAAATCAATTTTAGCCATAGCCCCCACCATCACACTCGCTAAAAAGATCA contains:
- the alr gene encoding alanine racemase produces the protein MLKRASFVEVNTASLRHNFSAAKSIVPKDAHIMAVVKANAYGVGAIKASEIFLQEGAHYLGVATLDEALELRSYFSKTPILILGYSPNSNASMLIDNDLSTMIFSLEQAEVFSQMALKSQKRLKIHLKIDTGMHRLGLEPNFKSIETIKKIRALKGLEIEGIFTHLSNADSNIKTHAKNQMKAFNAFLEQLSNQKIEFQYRHAYNSAGILSLCNGNENRLLNLYRPGIMLYGFYPSNEMKKSCPTILKNVISLKAQIVQIRSVKKGEFIGYGEHFYTNEETLVGVLALGYADGLMRALGNRIQVAINNQLAPLIGKVCMDQCFVKLNNIQAKEGDEVILFGDKSAKANDASEIATLLNTIPYETISTLSKRLERVYI